In Colletotrichum higginsianum IMI 349063 chromosome 1, whole genome shotgun sequence, the DNA window CACCTCGTCCCTGACGCCAAGCCTGAACCGTGCCGGGCCACCTCACTTCACAACTTTGCTTCAGGGCGCCCACTCACGTCGGATACTCAGACGCCTGACGTATCCCACATGTGGCGATTATCTGGGGGAAGCCATATCGTGGAAGACAGCCAGTACGTGTCTTCCGCTTTTGCTGAATTGACGTCCCCCTCCGCTAATACTAGCTCTCAGACAAAATGGTCAATTCCACCAAAGACCTTCCTCTCGGGTGGAACCCCCTAGATCTGATGCTGAGTgacgaagagggagaggatgaCTCTGTGAGCTGGGAGCTGGACGGAGATTTGGTTGAGATCGAGCACCAACAGACACTGCAAGCACTTGAGCCACCTTCTGCTCCTGGGGAAGAGCAAGTATTCGATGAGGAATGTCAGGCACATGCAGTTGGGGTCGTTCTCCCTTCGTCAACTCTACGACTCTCCAACTCACTCTCGGTTGACATACCAGAAAGCACACTAGTACCACCCAGTTACCTGTATCAGGGTGAGAATCCAGTGCCACCACCTCAAAGAGAATGGTCTGCGGTCGAACGCTTGCTGGAAGAATACCAGTGGTCAGGAGTTATTCCTCGAGACGGGTACATTGATATCGAACTCGACAAGTTTGTCGTTTACACCCAGCCTTATGCACCTGGGCAGGTCGATTACCCTAAGGCGTATTACCCAGCCGAATTGCGGCCTCTGCAGCATTTATCGACCAAACAAAGTAACGACAGCTTGTTTTTTGACGGTGTGCTATCCGTTGCTGATTGTCGAATCCATGTCCGCCAGGTGTCATTCAATGAGCTGCCAATTGGCAAGTACGGCATAGAAAACCCGACTGTGGGTTCAGACATTTGGATTCGATCAGACTTGAACGCGAAGCGCCTGTCTCGGGGCCACAAAGACGTTTGCTACCGTCTGAAGAATCCAGCAAAAGAGTACAAACGGTTTCACTCCGGGTTTTTATGGATTGCGGACCTGGCCAAACATGTCGTCGACTACCTGGAAGAAGCCCACGAGGAGAATCGCGATGTCAGCTTCCAGGACTTCCGTTCAGACTTCAGCATTTGGCTTTCACAAAAGCATGAAGGTTCCCTGGCTTTTTCGAGATGGCGCAAGCAATACCCTGGAACAGATTTCGGCTTTGCAGTCAACGCAAATATTCAGTTCATTTGGAAAGAGGCCAACGGTATTCTTAGCGAAGCAGCCCGGTCTTTCCGCCTTTGGAAAGAAATACTACACTTCACTGCCTTCCCTTCTATTGTGGCAAGCGAATCTACTCCGTCAACTCAAAGCGATACAATCCCAAAGACAGTAGTAACTCCGTACATCTGTCAGTTATTCAACGCACTCCCATGTGGAGTGATGCTGGAAGAACTCCAGCCCACTCCCAAGACTGAGAGATTGCGCACCGAGACCTCAAAGGCGCTTAAACTCGAACTTTGCACCAAGATACACCCTGCCCAGCAGCCATTCAACATGAAAAAGCCTACATCAGGCATTCAGGTAGGCGACGTGATCTCTATACTGCCAGACGCCAGCATTGAGGTCAGCATCAAGAGGAAAAGGGTACTATGGAACAACCAGGATGATAAACTCTGGTACGGTATGGTTCAGAAAGTCCACCATACACGAGCAGGAGTTGTATTCGACGTCACTTGGCTGTATCAACCGAACGACACCCCGTGCGGGCAAATGACCTACCCCTGGAACAATGAGATATTTTTCTCGGACCATTGCACCTGCCATGAATCCcccggcgagggagaggttATAGGcaagatcaaggaggaggaagtgcTTTCCACTCACTCTGTCGACTGGGATGGTTCACAAGACACAGAAAACGACTTTTTTTGTCGTCTGACGTATCTCACCGCAGAGCATTGTTGGGAGACCTTCTCGCCAGCCCACCGACGCTGCTCCTTCTTCCATCAAGAGAAAGAAGCGAGCTTTGAATATCGGCTTGGTGACACAGTTCTAGTCACCTCCTCTCAAGAAGAACAAGCTGAGGTCGTTGAGTTGACAGTACTACCGAACTCAAATGGACTAGCCACTTTCAGACGCCTTCCGAGCCGACAACATTATGAGTCACAGACGCCAACAAACGAATTACTTTACAGTGACGAGGAGGTTTCCTACAAAGTCACTCAAATCGCCGGTAGATGTCTTGTACGGATCTTCCGGCCAGGCGAGCTCATCGTCCCCCCATACGATCGCGGTGGCGCTGGCAACGCCTTCTACATCACGAACGCCTTGCAGTGTGGACGTGTGTGCCCTCTTGAGGACACCGAGTTCAGTCTCAGACAAGCTTTTGACCCTTCCAAATCCTTCCCTAAGCTCAGGGGTGCCGACCTCTTCTGTGGAGGTGGGAATTTTGGACGTGGTTTGGAAGAAGCTGGCGCCATCACCATGGATTGGTGCAACGACATGAATGCAAAGGCGGTACACACTTATGTTGCCAACGCAGGCAACACGGTCGCTCCGTTTACTGGTCCCATAGAGGAACTCCAGAAGCTTGCATTGCTTGGCACCTTCAGCGACAATGTTCCTGAAATCGGGCAGGTGGATTTTGTCTCCGGTGGCAGCCCGTGTCCTGGGTTCTCTCGCCTCACGTCCGACAAAACGAAACCCAAGCAGCTCAAAAACCAGTCGCTGGTAGCAGCTTTCGCCTCATTCATTGACACATACAGGCCTAAATACGGCTTGCTCGAAAATGTTGAGGGTATCGTGCAACCGGAaaccaagaagaaggaagatgTCTTCCGTCAGCTCATCTGCGCAATTGTTGGCCTTGGTTACCAGACTCGGTGTTTCCTCCTTGATTCTTGGTCACATGGTGCGCCTCAGACACGGACTCGAGTTTTCCTCTGCTTTGCGGCGCCAGGTCTCAAGCTCCCAAAGGTTCCACGACATTCACACTCCCACTACAAGGCGCGAAAACTCAAGCTAGGCCAATTATCCAACGGGCAGTTCATGATAGAGCGACAGCTTTCTGTGCCGACTGCCTTGAAGTTCGTCTCCGCTGCTGCAGCAACTGCTGACCTGCCTGACATCAAGGACGGCAAACCGGATTTCTGTGCAGAGTTTCCTGACCATAGGGTTGCCTGTGGCGTTACGAAGAACCTCCGCACACAAATGAGCATCATTCCGTTCCATCCATATGCCATGGACTTTCTTCTATCCTGGAGAGATGGCAAAGGTACCATGACGAAAGCAGAGAGGCAGTGCTTCCCTGATAGGGGCAGGAGGGTCAACAAAGGCTCTCGGGCTTTCGGTCGAGTCAAACCAAGCGAC includes these proteins:
- a CDS encoding Cytosine-specific methyltransferase, encoding MVNSTKDLPLGWNPLDLMLSDEEGEDDSVSWELDGDLVEIEHQQTLQALEPPSAPGEEQVFDEECQAHAVGVVLPSSTLRLSNSLSVDIPESTLVPPSYLYQGENPVPPPQREWSAVERLLEEYQWSGVIPRDGYIDIELDKFVVYTQPYAPGQVDYPKAYYPAELRPLQHLSTKQSNDSLFFDGVLSDFRSDFSIWLSQKHEGSLAFSRWRKQYPGTDFGFAVNANIQFIWKEANGILSEAARSFRLWKEILHFTAFPSIVASESTPSTQSDTIPKTVVTPYICQLFNALPCGVMLEELQPTPKTERLRTETSKALKLELCTKIHPAQQPFNMKKPTSGIQVGDVISILPDASIEVSIKRKRVLWNNQDDKLWYGMVQKVHHTRAGVVFDVTWLYQPNDTPCGQMTYPWNNEIFFSDHCTCHESPGEGEVIGKIKEEEVLSTHSVDWDGSQDTENDFFCRLTYLTAEHCWETFSPAHRRCSFFHQEKEASFEYRLGDTVLVTSSQEEQAEVVELTVLPNSNGLATFRRLPSRQHYESQTPTNELLYSDEEVSYKVTQIAGRCLVRIFRPGELIVPPYDRGGAGNAFYITNALQCGRVCPLEDTEFSLRQAFDPSKSFPKLRGADLFCGGGNFGRGLEEAGAITMDWCNDMNAKAVHTYVANAGNTVAPFTGPIEELQKLALLGTFSDNVPEIGQVDFVSGGSPCPGFSRLTSDKTKPKQLKNQSLVAAFASFIDTYRPKYGLLENVEGIVQPETKKKEDVFRQLICAIVGLGYQTRCFLLDSWSHGAPQTRTRVFLCFAAPGLKLPKVPRHSHSHYKARKLKLGQLSNGQFMIERQLSVPTALKFVSAAAATADLPDIKDGKPDFCAEFPDHRVACGVTKNLRTQMSIIPFHPYAMDFLLSWRDGKGTMTKAERQCFPDRGRRVNKGSRAFGRVKPSDPMHTITTKSQPSDSSIGKILHWNQNRPLTVMEARRAQGFRDNDIILGNPVDQYQIIGNSVSREVSIALGVSFREAWLGSLVDGEELDPIVWRPPAQSMNDAVEDSAMSPGTPALAESSRGTPVSKSPRPLPKRKLGSSLGIESFVSKLKKSSRAQMASEGRVRSNEQYEPSGSASALTSTSSSVVTSFSSPAPASTVASVSSRSNVEVVELD